Proteins from a genomic interval of Watersipora subatra chromosome 10, tzWatSuba1.1, whole genome shotgun sequence:
- the LOC137406948 gene encoding ice nucleation protein-like, whose amino-acid sequence MPYFDVVKTLTADGYETLTADGYETLTADGYETLTADGYETLTADGYETLTADGYETLTADGYETLTADGYETLTADGYETLTADGYETLTADGYETLTADGYETLTADGYTLL is encoded by the exons ATGCCG TACTTCGACGTCGTAAAAACACTCACTGCTGATGGATACGAAACACTCACTGCTGATGGATACGAAACACTCACTGCTGATGGATACGAAACACTCACTGCTGATGGATACGAAACACTCACTGCTGATGGATACGAAACACTCACTGCTGATGGATACGAAACACTCACTGCTGATGGATACGAAACACTCACTGCTGATGGATACGAAACACTCACTGCTGATGGATACGAAACACTCACTGCTGATGGATACGAAACACTCACTGCTGATGGATACGAAACACTCACTGCTGATGGATACGAAACACTCACTGCTGATGGATACACATTGCTATGA